The DNA region AACGCCTTCAGCTCTTCCTGCTTGGCCTTCAGCGTCGCTGGAGTGGCTTTGGTCGTTGGCGCAGCCTGCGAAGCCTTGAGTTGCTGCTCAAGCCCGGCAATCTGCTTCTGCACCTGGCTTTCATTGCCATGCCGTGCTTTGAGCGAGGTCAGCAATTGCCCCAGCGATTGATTCAGCGCCGCCTGGGATTTCTGCTGGCTGGCCAGGTCGGTTTTGGTGCTCAGCTGCTGGGCCTGAATGTTCTCGTACACCTGACGGAACATTGCGTTTTGCTGACGGGACTCGCTCAGGGCCAGTTCCTTCTGCTTGACCTGGTCGCTGTAGCCACCGGAGTAGTCGCAGTTCATCTTGGTCAGCATGCTGCTGTCGCGATTGGTCGCATCGCATTCGCCCGGCTTGGTCGCGCAACCGCTCAAGGCCAGGACGGCGGTGAGGACCGCCAGTTGTCGTAGCGTCATGTGCTTAGCCCAGGGTGATGGCGGAGCGTTGGCTGTACAGACCGTCGACTTCCTTCTGCAGGGCAGCGACTTTCTGGTTCATTTTCATAATGTTCATGTCCACCTGCTTGATCTCGGCGCCGGCGGCGCCTTGTGCACGCTCGGCGTCTGCCACTTTGGTGTACTCGGTGACTTTGATGCGCATGTTGCCGAGGTCTTTACGCAGGCGCGCGATGTTCGAATCGATATCGGCGATTTGCACCTGGGCCTTGGCCTTGTCGACTTTCTTGTTGGCGATGTCCTTTTTGATCTGGGCGATTTGCGCCTGGTCATCCTTGATCACTTGCTGAGCGGTCGCGGTACGGGCGATCACGTTCTGGGTGTCTTGTTCGACGTCGCTGTTCATTTTAGCCAAGCGGGTGGAGGTGTCGGCGTATTCGCTGCGACGCTGATCCAGATAGTAGTTCGCACCCATGGCCACGCCGCACGCGGTAATACCGGCGGCGACGGCGCACACGGCTTTGTTGTTGCTGTTGGACAGCGCGCAAGCGAGGATGCCGACACCGGCGCCCATGGCGCAGGCCTGATAGCCGGACTTGCTGAAGAACTCTGCGTCCTGACCCTGGGTCAGGCGCGGGTCTGTGCCGTCGCTTTCGCCGAGCATGGAGCTACCGGTGTTGGCGCAACCGGTCAGCAGCAGACTGCCGGCGACAACAAAAGCGATCTGTAGCTTGAAGCGAGTCCAAAGGCTGCGCGACATGGTGAAACTCCTAGGTGACGGTGTTGACGTGTTTTTATTGAGGTGAGTTATTGAGTAACGGTTTTGCAGCTGTTCAGCCAGGCTTCAGTGTCGATCTTCTGCTTTTGCAGGAACGCCTTCTGATTGGCCCAGTGGGTGCGCAAGTAGGGTTTGAGGTCTTGCAGCTGTTTGTTGCGGGTGATGATTTCTTCCATCACCGGGACCTGCGTTTCAAGCAATGGCTGGCCGTACAAGGTCGCCGATTCCACCAGGCTGCTGGCATAGTAGCGGCTGAGCTTGTGCAGGCGATCCTTCTGCTCGTCGAGCTTACCTTTGCGCATGTCGCAACTGGCGTCTTTGTCCGCGCTTTCGCAATTGAGCTTGTAGTTCTTTTGCAGGAAGTCCACGTACTGGCCGTCGTCGAGCATCTTGGTGCACAAGAATGCGCCCAGATTGAGGCTGGCGCGAATCGCCTGGTCGCGGGTTTCTTCCTGCTGCTGGTTACTGGCGCGCAGCTGGTTTTCCAGGGCCTGGAGTTTTTCCTTGAGCGCTTTGTCTTCGACGCCCGAGGCCAGGCTGTTCAGGGATTGCACGGTGCCTTTGTCGGCGGATTCGGTTTCCTTGCTGCCGGTGCCGAGTTTCTTCCAGCTGCTTTCGATGCTGGCGACACGCTCGCGAGAGGTGAGGGTCGGTGAGACCATGACCAGGCGCAGGCCGGTGGTTTTGTTTTTCACCTGGCCGTCGGCGTTGTAGTACGGCTGTTCCTTGCGCAACGCCGTGCGCAGGTCGGCCTGGGCGGTCAGGTAGTTGCCGCCACGGACCACATAGCCGCCGGCCTGACCGTGCTGGCGATCAAGTTTGTTCAGGCGAAACGGCTCGAACATCATTTCGTCGACGTTGCCAAGCATGTCGTGCAGGCCCAGAGGATTGGGCTTTTGCAGGCCGGACAACTGCACTTTGCCGTTGGACGATTGCGCCCCGGCGAACCACTCGTAGGCGTTTATGCCTTCCGGCATCGGGTAGTGTGTGTCGCGGAATTCAGCGGCACCGACTTCCAGCCCGCCGCGCGCGGCGAACTCCCACTCGACTTCGGTCGGCAGGCGCAGGAAACCTTGCGCGCCGTCTTCCTTGGGCAGCTTGCCGGCGGCGTTTTTGCGCAGCCACAGGTTGTACTTGTCGGCGGCTTCGATGGCTTGCACCCAGCTCACCGCCGTTTGCGGCAAGCGCATCTTGGTGGCTGCGGTGGGGCAGGTTGCTTCGGTCAGCGCGGCGTATTGCAGTTGACTCATCTCGTATTTGGCCATCAGGTAGTAGCGGGATTTGTCGTTCTTGGCCCCGGTAAAACTGCCGGCGATAAAGGTCGGGCGGGTCTGTTCGACGTAGCCATACTCCGCGCCGTCCTGACCAATACTGATCGGGTAATCGTCGAGCGGCCCGGCCACCGGAATAAACACCTTGCGAAATACCATGGAGCCTTCGCAAGGCATCGGCAGCACCACGTCGGCGGCGTCCGGCATCGGGTTATAAAATTTCTCTTCCCAGCCCGCCGCCGAGGCGTCGAGCATATAGCCGAGGCTCAGGGGCAACAGCAAGCCAAAACGTTTATAGCTCACGCAGACTCTCCGCAGGTTGGATGTTGATGGCTCGCAGGGCGCCGATCACGGCCACCAATGCAGCGACCAAAAAAGTCAGGAGCAGGGCGGCAACGCCATGCCAGACAGTGATGTGGCAAACGAAGGTACCGGTGGCCTGGCTGCTGCCGAGCAGGTAGTCGAACAGATGACTGCCGACGGCATAAAACCCCAGCCCGCCGACGTAGCCGGCCAGGCTCAGCACCAGCGCCTGCAGGACCACGAAACCGCCGACGGCCCGGCGCTTGAAACCCAGCAACCGCAGGACCGCCAGGCTTTTGCGTTTGCGGTCGATGTTGGCCAGGAATGCGCCGACCATCGACGCCACGCAGCCAATCAGCGCCGCCACGGCGATCACGCCGAAGATCAGCCCCAGTACATGATTGATGGCTTTGACGTTGTCGATGTCGGCCAGCCGGCTTGAGGTTTCGATGTGTTGTTCGTTGAGCCAGTGCTCCAGCGGTGCGACTTGATCGATGTCGCGCGCATACACGCGGGCGCGGGCGTACAGCGGTTGCAGATCACCCAGAGGCTTGCCAGTGACAACGCCGAACGCACTGACCTGATAACCGTCGCGAAAGCGCTCCAGATCCAGCAGCAGCGGCGGGGCGACAAACCCGGCCGCGCGGCCGAAGCGCGCACCGTCGAGCACCGCCAACACCGTCAGCGTCATCTCGCCGCGTTCATTGACACCTTCCAGACGACGCAACGCCCGCAGCTGCACGCTGTCGCCGACCTTGGCCTGCAAACGTTGCGCTGCACTGGCGCTGAGGATCACTTGATTGCCGACGGGGGTGAGCGACGCCAGGTTCAGTTGTGGGTCGCCCGGCTCGGTGGCGATGATTTCCGCACCTTCGACAAACCGTTGCATGCCGATCAGCAGGTCAGCCTGGGTATTGAGCGAGCGCGTCTGGCCGAGGGCAAAACCGGTTTCGGGGCGCAGGCGCAAACGCTCGATCCAGGCCGTGTCGTAGTTGCCGTTGCTGAGCATCTTCACTTCAAGGTTGCGCGGGTCGCGCAGCAGTTCGTCCTGCAACTGGCTGACCACTCCGTGCTTGAGCCCGAACAGCAGCAACAACGGCGCAATCACCGCCACCAGGGACGCGGCGATGCACAGCGAGACCTTGCGGTCGTGCCAGAGGTCTTGCAGCGCCAGGGAGCCCAGCAGGCGCAAGCGATCAGTCCATCGGTTCAAACAGTGTCTCTCCCTGACGGCTGATAGCGCCGAGTCGCGGCAAGCCGAAATCTTTCAGCAAGGCCCAGTCATGGGACACAACGAGCGCGCTCAAACCCATGTTCGACACCAGGCTCAGCAGCAACTCGAACAAGCGCCGGGCGCTATGGGGGTCGAGCGCGGCGGTCGGCTCGTCGGCCAACAGCAACAGCGGTTCATGGGCAATGGCGCGCACGCAGGCAACGCGCTGACGCTCGCCGATCGACAAGGCCTGGGGTTGTTTATCCAGCAACCCTTGCAGGCGCAACACGTCAACCGCATGGTCGATGTGCTCGCTCTTTGCCGGCATCCCGAGCAACCGGCGCGGCAGGCTGATGTTATCCCGCACGCTCAGGAACGGCAGCAAGCCGCCGCTCTGCAAAATGAATCCCAAGTGCCGTGAACGCACGGTTGCAAGCGCCGGCTGGTCGTCAGTGGCCAGCAGTTGGGCGATATCCTGAGCGTGCGCCGCGCCCAGGCGAAAGCGCTCGAGTTCAATCGGCGCGAGCAACAGGCCGATGGCTTCGAGCAACGTGCTTTTGCCGCTGCCGCTCTCGCCGGTGATGGCGAGGATTTCTCCGGCGCCGACCTGCAAGTGCGGCAGTCGCACGTGATGAGCCTGTGCGCCTTCACCACGGCGCACCAGCAGGTTCTTGATATCGAGCATCGGCGTCTCGTTAAGGCATCATTTCCAGTGGCACGGGGTACACGTTGTCCCGTGCATCACTGTCCTTGGCTAAAGCGACCCAACGGTCGACATCCGCGTTGTAACGCTGGTAATGCCGCAGTTTGGTGTTCAGCGTACGGATGAATTTCTCTTGCGCCAGACCGTCCCAGCTCTTCCAGGTCTCTTCATCCAGGTTCAGCACTTCACTCTGATAGGGCAGGTCTTCGAGGTACTCGCCGAGCACGCCCATGTCCGCCAGTTTGGCGTTGCTGTTCTGTTTGAGCTGATTGGGATCGGCGCCCATGGTCGCCGCCACCGAACGCAAGCGATCGAACATTTCCGTCGGTGAAATCAGGCCTTCGTTGGCCGCATCGAGAATCTGCTTCATCACGTCGCTCAAGTCGCTGAGCTGGGATTTGGTCAGCAGCACCCGCACATCGGTGGTCGGGATGTTCTGCTTGATCAGGTCGCGGTCGGTGATCCACGCCTTGAACACCGGCGGGGCCTTGCTGTTGGTCTTCTCGCCGAGGTAGGCGAGTTGCATGGCGTGGCCGATCAGCGCCGCGTCTTCGAGCATTTTCTTCTCGGCCGGGTCCTGCTTGGCGTTCGCTGCACTGCCGATGGCGTCCTCGCCCATGTAGGCGGCTTTCACTTGTGTAGTGATCGCGGCGGCCAGTGCGTCGACCTTGCGCCCGAATTCATGAATATCGCCAGCGTTGACCGGGTAATACAGCGAGGTGTTGGTGCCCGGGTAGGTCGACAGGTTCTGGTACTGCGCCTCGGCCTTGGCGTGGTCCTTGGCCCCGGCCGGGGTTTTCAAGTGCAGGGTGTAAATCGCCACGCCCGGATTGGCGGCTTCGATGCGCACCTGCGCGGCGCTCAAACCGGTCTTCGACAGTTTGTCGTCACCTTCGATGGCGCCCGCGTCGGTGATCAACACCACGTAGCGCGCGCCGAACTGGCTCCAGTCGACCTTGTCGATGCTCTCCATGACGCCGGCAAAGGCGTCCTCATCGAAGCTGCTGCTCGACACAGAGGCCTGTTTGAGGTCGGCGATCTTGGCGAAAAAGTCGGCGCTGTCTTTCACTTTGGTAGGGTCGGCGTACATCTTGGTGGTGTATTCCAGCCCCGGCACCGCCTGGGTGTTGGAGCGGAAAGCGACCATGCCGAACTTGACCTGCTTGCCGAGGTTCTGTGCTTCGATCCGCTGATAAACCTTGCGGATCGCCTCGCGGGTGCGGTCGATGTACGGGTCCATCGAGATCGTCGAGTCGATGACAAACACCACCGCCGCACTGAATTCCTTCAGTTGGTTGGCGTTTTTGTCCTCGGGCTCCTTGCCGCCGGCAGCGTTGTTGGCAGATCCGCCCTTGGCGTTCTTGTCATCTGGTTTGCTGACCGACGCGACATTGAGCAGGCGCGTGCGGAAACCGCCTTCGGTCATGACTTCTTCGCCGCTGAGCACCGGCAGCAGATAGAACTGCTTTTGCAGGTCGACGAAATATTCAGGCTCCTCAGCCAGCACCCCCGGTGCTTGCTGGCCCTTTTTCAACTTGGCCCGCAGCGGCGCAACTTTGCTCACCGGGTCCGGTGCATCAAGGATGGCTTCGACAGTGGTGCGGTCCTTGAAGAACAGCAAGCGGTCGCGGTTGGCCGGGTTGGTGAAGGCCAGCGTCAGCTGCATTTTCCAGTCGGTGGTGCAACCGGCGGGCAACCAGCCAATGGTTTTACCGTAACTGTCGGGGCCGACTTTCAGCCATTCGGCGTTGTTCGCTTGGGCACGTTCGTACACGTAAAAGCGGCTGAACACAGGCTGTTCGTCACCTGCGGCACCGCCCGCTGTCGGGCTGATCTTGCACCCTGGTGTGGTCAGCACGCGTTGGAACAGGGTCTTTTTACCGGCTTGGATCAGCGGTTTGTCATCGGCCTGGGACAGCGGGCTGATATACAGCGCCAACAACGCGGCGCCGCTCAACAGGAATCGACTCACGGGCGAACGCATCACTTCTGCAACTCCTCAAAACGCTGCTTGGCTTCGGCGTTGTTCGGGTCCTGGGTGAGGATGGTTTCGTACCAATAGGCCGCCGTGGCGTTGTCCGCGACCGGGAAGCACTCGCTGGCCTTCAGGTATTTAGGGTCGTATTCGCGGGCATAGGCGTTGGCGATCAGCGCGTCACCGGCCTGGGCACGGTTGGCGTACAGGCGCTGGGCGACACCGCAGTGTTTGCCGGCCTTGGCCTGGTTGATGATCTCCAGCAACTTGGCACTGTCGGGTGCGGCCTTGATGCAGGTCTGGACGAAGGTCAATTCGGGCAGGCTGTTCATGCTATCGAGGGTGCAGGCTTGAGCGTCGGCGCCGGCCGGTACGGCGGCAACGGCTGTGGCCACCGGGGCAGTCGCCGGGGTGCGTTTGTAGAACCAGAATCCGCCGCCCGCGGCCAGCAGCAACAACACGACAATCAACAGGCCGATCAGGCCTTTGTTGCTTTTCTTCACCGGTGCGGGAGGCGGTGTGTAGGCGCGCTCGGTGAGCACTGACTCTAATTCCACTTCCGGTTCGGCGGTAGACAGGATCAGTTCAGGCAGCTCCGGGATTTCCGGGATTTCCGGTGCCGGTGCACTCGGCGCCGTCAGTTCGGCGCCACCATACGTCGAGCGCGTCTGGCCGCCGGCCGTGGACGGCAACACGCCAACGCCTGGCCGAACTACGCCTTTGTCCGCGTGGCCTTGGCTCTGTTCACGCAGTTCGATCTGGAATTGCGAGTTGGCGCCGCCTTCCAGCAGCGGGTCGACCACGTCTGGGCCGACCTGTGCCTCCAGGCCTTCGCCGCTGGCCGTGACGTTGAAACGCGAGACCTTGAACCAGAATGGATTGTTGCTCCAGGCCTTGTGGTCCTGGAGGTAAAAACCGTCCTGGTTACGCTGAATGGAAAACTCCAGCTGTTCCTCGCCACCCTGCCATTTCTTCACAGTGAGGCGGGCCTGGCCAGGCACATTGGGCTCTAACGCGAGCAGGTCGACACGAATTGGCATTGCTTATCTCGCTGTGAAGGCTGTGAGCACTTGGCCCAGCCGTTCATTCTGTTCAGGGGTGATTTCACGTCCGGCGCCATGGCCGGCATTGTCCTGCGTGAGGTAGGCCAGGCCCGATAGCCAGTCGCCGAGATACCGCTGCGCCTGATTCGCCGGTTGCGCCGGTAGCACGGGCACTTGTCCCGGACTGATGTCGGTGTAGAACGAGAACAGCGGCGCCTTGGCACCGGCGCGGCTGTTCGGACGCTCGCTTACCGGCTTCTGCAGGTAGCCGAACCAGGACACGAAATCGCGCAGTACCCGTTGCACTTCCAGGACTTGGCGCTCGACCAGTTGATCGCGCCGTGCGCCGCTTTGTGCACGCTTGAGGACCGCACGGCTCAGTTGCCCCGGCAAGTCCTGGCGATAGCCGGCGGTGATCAGTTCGTCGACCACCGCTTCCAGCAATGCTTTTTCCAGACCGAGCAGGTTGAGCAGGCTTTGCCGGGTGGTCAGTTCACGCAGGTGCGCAATCCAGGCCTTGAATGCCGCTTTGGCGAATCGGTGTTCGTTGCTTTGCAGCTCGGGCGCCAGGGTGTCGGCGTTGCTGCTGACCGGAGCTTCAGGGCTTGTGTCGTCACCGAAATCGAAATCGAAACCGGCGTCGTTGCCATACAGGCTCTGGCTCGGTGTCGGTGCGACCGGCTCGTCGTCCACGGCCGGCTCGTCATCGGTTTCGTACACGCCGCTGAGGTACAGGTCGCGCACCTCTTCGCTCGGCATGTCGAGTTGATCGATCAACTCACCGAGCACCGCCGGGCGACGGCCCAGGCCCGTCAAAATCATTTGCGCTTTGGCTTTCTTGGCGGCTGCGGCACCATCGCCGTCGGCGTGGTACCAGGGGCTCAGGCCGTGAGTGGTCAGGCCTTCGAGGCACTCGCTCAATTGCTCGCGGATGCGCTGCAATTTGAATTCGATATTGGCCACGCCTTTGAAACTGCCGCTGAAGTGGTTGATGCCACCGTCATCGTTGCGCAGCATTTCTGCCCAGGCGTTGGCCGGGTTCCTGATGTGTTTGCACACCAGAGCGTTGCTGGCGAAGCTGGTGCCCAGCGCGCTGACACGTTCCTGATAGATGGCATTGAGGCCGGTTTCCGCACCGTTCGCGTCTTGCCCGATGAACGCCGCGTCCATACGAGGTTTGCGCACCAGGTAGGTGTTCTGGAACGGTGTGCCGGCCCAGTCGTTCATCCAGCTCAGGCTGCCGAAGCGCTCCAGCATGGTCAGCTTGACCATGCCGTTCCAGCTCTCGTCGTACTGATCCGGTGTCAGGCTGAGGGAGTTGGTAATGCGCAGGTCGAGCATGGTCAGCGCCCAGATCAGACCGGTGTCGCGCTTGCTGCGAGCGGCCGAATCGGCGCCCTGGGTCTTTTCGATCCAGCGGGTCAGCACCGGGCCCACGTCGTTGACGTCGCTCTGCTTGGTCGAGCCTGTGCAGACCACCAGCGCGTTCATTTCCTGGTTGTCGGTGTAGCGTTCGAACAGGTAGGCGACCTTGCCGCGCAGGATCAGCTGGGAAACGGAGTTGTCCTTGGCGGTGGATTGCGGGTCGTTGGAATCGGCGATCTCGTGCAGTTTCTGGCGCCCGCGATAACCGGGGAAATCCAGCAGGTCGACCTGATTGACGATGTCATCCACCGGCGCTTCGATCAGGCGGAAGGTCATTTCGGCGGTCAGTGCCGCCAGTTGCGCGACCGCAATCGCCTGACTGTTTTGCAGGCGATCGCCAACCAGCGGTCGAACTTCAATTGGCAAGTCCAGCGGGCTGCCGAAGCGTTCGAGGATGTCGACGTTCATGATGCTGTCGCGCTGGCTGTAGGTGTCGTTTTCGAAACTCACCAAGGCCTTCAACGGTGCGAACACGGTCTCGGGCAGGCCCAGCTTGTGCAGCGCTCCGGCCAGTTGCTGGTACGCGCGCGTCAACTCGCTTTGCTCACCCCAGAGAATTGAAAACAGCTCGGCCCGTTCCTGGAAATTCAGGCGTGGCGCCAGTTGCAACGCTTTGGGCCAGTACAGGTGCTCAAGCTTCTTCACCGAGTTACGGAAGTTGTCGCGCAGGTAATCCCACAGCGACACCAGATCGTCGGCATTGACCCCCGTTTGCAGAGGGCCGGTTTCGCGGCCCTCGAACGGTTTGAGCACGCGCTGGATACGCTCTTCGTCGATCTCGTAGGAAATCCGCTCAAGGTCGAAATCCTTGAACCAGGCGTTGGCGAGAATCTTCGCCAGCTCGATTTCCTTGAACAGCGTGAGTTCTACCGGGAAGTCATTGTCCTGACTTTCCGTCGCCCGACGGCTGAAGCGCGTTACCAGGCCGGTGGCTTCCTTGCCACCACCCACCGGGTTGATGTGCTTGATGAAATCCAGGCGATGGTCGCCGAACTCGGTTTCCAGCTTGCCGTTCTGACCGGCGGCGAGGGCCGAAATCAGGTAGGACTTGCCGGCCTGGGACAAGCCGAAAAAACCGATGGTCATCGGCGTGCAGGCCACGCGACCGAGGCTTTGAGCCAGATTGCGGGCGCGATGCAGGCGGATGTTCAGGTTGTCGGCTTCGCTGTCCAGGCGCGGCGCGTTGCCCCGCGTCTGGCCAATCCAGTCCAGCGCCTGACCGGCGCCTTCATAAACAGCGGCCCAACTGGCAGAGAGCTGAGTTTGATCGGGGGTCAGATCATTCATTTGCGTTTCACACTTCCACTGTCGAGCCAGTACTTGGTCTCGCTCAGGCCGGCGTCGAGCATGGTGTTGAGTTCCAGCTCGAGGTCGCTGCGCGGGTTGAAGTTGACGTTGTTACAGTTGGATTCGATGTCGCGAACCGAGAGGCGGTCGCTGACCAGATCCTGCTTGCGTGTGTACTTGTCCGCCGGCTTGACCTCGAACCGTACCTTGAGCAGCGGCGCGCTGCCGTTTTCACCGATCGCGCGGGAAAACTTCTCCCGACCGGCCTTGGTGAACCGCAAGGTATACAGCGGCGAGGCGGCCCAGCGGTCGGCGGCCAACTGACGAAAACCGAGGCGCAGATCGCCGCGCATTTCCAGTTGTTGCGTGTCGGCGGCATCGCCAACGCCGATTTCCGGCAGCTTGATTTTGTAGTCCTCGGACTGGATGTCGCGGTACAGCACGTCGGCATCCTTGATCACGTTGTTCAGGTCGATCACGCCGATGTGCTTGACGGTCGAATACGGCTTGAGCGCCGAAGCACGGAAGTAGAAGTTCGGCACGCTGTGGTTGGCGCACAACAGGCAGAGCATGGCGCCCACCGACGCGGTGCTTTTCGGGTCGTCGATCCGGCCGTTCTTGTGGAACGGATACCAGCCGCCAGTGCGGTAGTTTTGCAGCGCCAGAATGCGCCCCGGTGGCAGCGGCAGCACCTTGCGAATGAACGCCTGGATGCCAGGCAGGCGCGAAGGACGGCCGGTCAGCAGCAAGACATCGCACGGGTAATGCGCGACCACTTCACATAGCGCACCGAGAATCTTGGTGATGTTGATCTGGTCGTTGAGGAAAGCGGCGTGAAGCTTCTGCAGGTCGAAACTGATCGGCGCGTCATACAGGTCGAAACCGCTCTGGCCACCGACATCGCGGCGCACGGCGGCGTTGACGTAGTCGAGCACGGTCTTGCTGATCGCGTTGTCACCGAGCAATTGGCGGTAGCTTTGCGGGGTGACTTCTTGCGGAACCTGCGGATCGTAATGCTCGTACGCCTTGAGCAGCGCCAGGCCCAGCGGGGCGAATACCTGCAGGTTCAGTTGCTGGCGCAGGATCATGTCCTGGGCGCTGACCGATTCATCGCCACACAGCCGTGACATCAGCGAATCCGGGGCTTTCACGCCGGCGTTCTGCAAGGCTTTTTCGAAACTCGGCAGGATGAAGTCCTGAATCACGTCCAGCAGGATGTCGTCGCCGGCTACTTTGAAGCCATCGCGAAAACGCTGCTCGGGCACGATATGCACGTTGCTGCCGCTGCCGGTATTACCCGCGCGGTCGAGGCGATAGTCGGTGATCACCAGGTCGGTGGTGCCACCGCCGATGTCGATGGTCGCGAGGGTGATGCGTTGGCGGTCGGTCTTGTCCGGCCGGGCAATGGTGTCAAAAAACTCTTCCGGATGACCGGCGAAGTTCTCGTTGACCTCGGTGTACAAGTACACCAACTGGCCGCAGGACGCTTCGTCCCATTCCACGCGGATACTAGGGATCGGCGTGCGCGGGCTGACGGCCTGATCCTGATGTGGATCTTCCTCGCCGACATGCCAGCCGAGGCTTTTCCACACCAGGCCGATGGCTTGTAGCATGCGTTCGTTGAGGATGCTGCGCTCGGCCTGCGGCATGCCCGGCGGCACGGTCAGGGTGATGCTGTTGAGTTGGCGCGGTACGCGGGTGTGACCCTGGCGCGAACGCTGGGCCGGGCTGTTGATTTGCGACAGCGCCTGGGCCAGTACTTCGGCGAGCATGAAGGTCATCAGCGAGCTGCGTGAATAACGCGGCATGAACACTGGTAGACGATCGTCTTCTTCGAGGCTGTATAGCGCCTCGCCGGTTTCGTTGATCAGATGCGAGAACGGCGCGGCGGTGGCGTACGGTTCGTTGTCGGTCTTGATGTACGAGCAGTTGAAGCGCCAGCCGTGGCCGTAGGCGTTTTCGTCCCACAGATAACGTTTCGGGCTGGACAGGCCAGTGGAACCTTCGGTGCCGCGACGACGGCTGGCCAGACGGCTGGCCTCATTGCCGACGCGGGCAATCGTCGCCCATTGGAACGCATCGTGACGGCCGCTCTTGACCGAACAGTGGTCCTTGCCGAAGTACGCCTGGGCGAATTCCACACGGCTTTCGAACGGCAGATTGTAGGTGTGTTCCGGGGTGATCAGGTCGCGCAGTTCCAGCACGTAGTTCTGTTTCAACCCGGAACCGGCCTGACCGTGGTTTTCGATCAGGATGCCGCAGGTGCGCGAGTTGCCGACGTCCAGCACCAGGTCCACCGGAATCGGTTTGACCAGGCCATTGCTGTCGTTGGCGACTACTTTCAGCTCAGGGATTTCAACTTTCGCACGGGCCGTCGACTGCTGGGCGGCGGACGGCTTGCTCAATAGACTGAGCAAGTTGAGGTAGTGCGCCAAGTGATAGTTGGCGCGGATGTCGGTGTCCAGCTCTGCGCGCGAGCGGTGGGCATTGCCCTCGTTGAACACTTCCAACAGCCACTCGTTGACCCACGGTTGGGCCAGGAACCAGCGGGTTTCGCTGGCCTTCGTCGCCAGTTTGAAGGACACGCCGGAGCTGATGTCTTCTTCGTTTGGCGCCAGGTAAGCGGTGCCGTCACGCTTGGGCATCACGCGGCTGTCGAAGGCCATCGTCAGGCGGTGGGTGTTGCCGTCGATGTCGGGCGTCGCCAGCTTCACCAGACGCATGCGCGACCAGTTGGTCGGGCCTTCGTCGAAGCGATGCGGCGGCATGAAGCGGAAAAACGGGGTCGGCAGCCAGATACCGTCCAGCAACTCGAGGCTGCTTTTCATGTCGACGCTGAACGCAGGTTTGGCTTTCTCGACCTTTTCCGGTTCAGGTTCGTAGAAAAAGAAGT from Pseudomonas sp. ACM7 includes:
- a CDS encoding virulence factor SrfB; its protein translation is MLPEVTQFEDTVTLVSDTGIQFMDFALRLDPRKEPTGEFAPMISGLICRLSYNEEKDFFFYEPEPEKVEKAKPAFSVDMKSSLELLDGIWLPTPFFRFMPPHRFDEGPTNWSRMRLVKLATPDIDGNTHRLTMAFDSRVMPKRDGTAYLAPNEEDISSGVSFKLATKASETRWFLAQPWVNEWLLEVFNEGNAHRSRAELDTDIRANYHLAHYLNLLSLLSKPSAAQQSTARAKVEIPELKVVANDSNGLVKPIPVDLVLDVGNSRTCGILIENHGQAGSGLKQNYVLELRDLITPEHTYNLPFESRVEFAQAYFGKDHCSVKSGRHDAFQWATIARVGNEASRLASRRRGTEGSTGLSSPKRYLWDENAYGHGWRFNCSYIKTDNEPYATAAPFSHLINETGEALYSLEEDDRLPVFMPRYSRSSLMTFMLAEVLAQALSQINSPAQRSRQGHTRVPRQLNSITLTVPPGMPQAERSILNERMLQAIGLVWKSLGWHVGEEDPHQDQAVSPRTPIPSIRVEWDEASCGQLVYLYTEVNENFAGHPEEFFDTIARPDKTDRQRITLATIDIGGGTTDLVITDYRLDRAGNTGSGSNVHIVPEQRFRDGFKVAGDDILLDVIQDFILPSFEKALQNAGVKAPDSLMSRLCGDESVSAQDMILRQQLNLQVFAPLGLALLKAYEHYDPQVPQEVTPQSYRQLLGDNAISKTVLDYVNAAVRRDVGGQSGFDLYDAPISFDLQKLHAAFLNDQINITKILGALCEVVAHYPCDVLLLTGRPSRLPGIQAFIRKVLPLPPGRILALQNYRTGGWYPFHKNGRIDDPKSTASVGAMLCLLCANHSVPNFYFRASALKPYSTVKHIGVIDLNNVIKDADVLYRDIQSEDYKIKLPEIGVGDAADTQQLEMRGDLRLGFRQLAADRWAASPLYTLRFTKAGREKFSRAIGENGSAPLLKVRFEVKPADKYTRKQDLVSDRLSVRDIESNCNNVNFNPRSDLELELNTMLDAGLSETKYWLDSGSVKRK
- a CDS encoding putative virulence factor translates to MNDLTPDQTQLSASWAAVYEGAGQALDWIGQTRGNAPRLDSEADNLNIRLHRARNLAQSLGRVACTPMTIGFFGLSQAGKSYLISALAAGQNGKLETEFGDHRLDFIKHINPVGGGKEATGLVTRFSRRATESQDNDFPVELTLFKEIELAKILANAWFKDFDLERISYEIDEERIQRVLKPFEGRETGPLQTGVNADDLVSLWDYLRDNFRNSVKKLEHLYWPKALQLAPRLNFQERAELFSILWGEQSELTRAYQQLAGALHKLGLPETVFAPLKALVSFENDTYSQRDSIMNVDILERFGSPLDLPIEVRPLVGDRLQNSQAIAVAQLAALTAEMTFRLIEAPVDDIVNQVDLLDFPGYRGRQKLHEIADSNDPQSTAKDNSVSQLILRGKVAYLFERYTDNQEMNALVVCTGSTKQSDVNDVGPVLTRWIEKTQGADSAARSKRDTGLIWALTMLDLRITNSLSLTPDQYDESWNGMVKLTMLERFGSLSWMNDWAGTPFQNTYLVRKPRMDAAFIGQDANGAETGLNAIYQERVSALGTSFASNALVCKHIRNPANAWAEMLRNDDGGINHFSGSFKGVANIEFKLQRIREQLSECLEGLTTHGLSPWYHADGDGAAAAKKAKAQMILTGLGRRPAVLGELIDQLDMPSEEVRDLYLSGVYETDDEPAVDDEPVAPTPSQSLYGNDAGFDFDFGDDTSPEAPVSSNADTLAPELQSNEHRFAKAAFKAWIAHLRELTTRQSLLNLLGLEKALLEAVVDELITAGYRQDLPGQLSRAVLKRAQSGARRDQLVERQVLEVQRVLRDFVSWFGYLQKPVSERPNSRAGAKAPLFSFYTDISPGQVPVLPAQPANQAQRYLGDWLSGLAYLTQDNAGHGAGREITPEQNERLGQVLTAFTAR